From the Actinomycetota bacterium genome, one window contains:
- a CDS encoding prepilin-type N-terminal cleavage/methylation domain-containing protein, with protein MDGWTSRAVQAGENHVGRGARGGADALLSPRARLSGRRQEAGVTLVELLVVLALMLLIASILVAIMVSAQKSENKVRGQADVTETIRTALEQFSRDARQGGAVTAASCTQLSFVSYFKSSTPRSVTYDFSSGTLSRRIGSGAATPVATGLVSGRFASPGRIEPTQTPILHLPLPTATPAPTDTCFPAGSAKSVRLELAGLPKGATQPITLGITVAMRNSQ; from the coding sequence GTGGATGGGTGGACCTCCCGCGCCGTCCAAGCAGGTGAAAATCACGTCGGTCGTGGTGCCCGCGGAGGCGCAGACGCCTTGCTGAGTCCTCGCGCCCGGCTATCCGGCCGCCGGCAGGAGGCCGGGGTGACACTCGTCGAGTTACTAGTCGTGCTCGCGCTGATGCTTCTCATCGCGTCGATCCTGGTGGCGATCATGGTGAGCGCCCAGAAATCGGAGAACAAAGTGAGAGGCCAGGCCGACGTCACCGAAACGATTCGAACGGCGCTGGAGCAGTTCTCCAGGGACGCCCGCCAAGGGGGCGCAGTGACCGCCGCGTCCTGTACCCAGCTGAGCTTCGTCTCCTACTTCAAGTCCTCCACCCCCAGGTCGGTGACATACGACTTCTCCAGCGGAACGCTCTCGCGCAGAATCGGCTCGGGTGCTGCCACCCCGGTGGCGACGGGGCTGGTGTCGGGCAGGTTTGCCTCGCCCGGTCGAATCGAGCCCACGCAAACGCCGATCCTGCACCTTCCGTTGCCGACGGCGACGCCGGCGCCCACGGACACCTGCTTCCCCGCCGGCAGCGCCAAGTCCGTGAGGCTGGAGCTCGCCGGTCTTCCGAAAGGCGCAACTCAGCCCATCACCTTGGGGATCACGGTGGCGATGAGGAATTCGCAGTGA
- a CDS encoding alpha/beta hydrolase yields the protein MATFTHPTDSLRLHYLDRGSGRPLVLLHGLLWSSRMFVRLRRLLPGHRVILLDLRGHGLSERPVDPELYTWRGFSSDVICLLDHLGIEQAVVGGLSLGANVAIATALANPQRCRGLVVEMPVLERGRAPATRIFSALARTIEAGGRTVRGTTWILRRLPPVSVVPELAAIRDVATMDPESAVAIIRGLIASGLPTDDQPGLKSLQMPALVIGHRRDPLHVMDDARELAGLLPRGRFVQASSILEYRLHPERLAAHLGPFLEEAWGQPRPLDLDP from the coding sequence GTGGCCACGTTCACGCATCCCACGGACTCGCTGAGGCTCCACTACCTGGACCGCGGGTCCGGGCGGCCTCTGGTTCTGCTGCACGGTCTGCTGTGGTCGTCGCGGATGTTCGTCCGCCTGCGCAGGCTCCTTCCCGGCCATCGGGTGATCCTGCTGGACCTTCGCGGCCACGGCCTGAGCGAAAGGCCGGTCGATCCTGAGCTGTACACCTGGCGCGGGTTCAGCTCGGACGTGATCTGCCTTCTCGATCACCTCGGCATCGAGCAGGCGGTCGTGGGCGGGCTGTCGCTCGGCGCCAACGTTGCGATCGCAACGGCGCTGGCGAATCCGCAGCGGTGCAGGGGACTGGTGGTGGAGATGCCCGTTCTGGAGCGCGGCCGGGCCCCCGCCACTCGCATCTTCAGCGCACTCGCCAGGACGATAGAAGCGGGGGGCCGGACAGTCAGGGGCACGACCTGGATCCTTCGGCGGCTGCCGCCGGTGAGTGTGGTGCCGGAGCTTGCCGCCATTCGTGATGTGGCGACGATGGACCCGGAATCGGCGGTCGCCATTATCCGGGGGCTGATCGCCTCGGGCCTGCCAACCGACGACCAGCCGGGCCTGAAGTCCCTGCAGATGCCCGCGCTGGTGATCGGACACCGCCGGGACCCGCTGCACGTCATGGACGACGCGCGCGAGCTGGCCGGCCTGCTCCCGCGAGGGCGGTTCGTCCAAGCCTCATCCATCCTCGAGTACCGCCTGCACCCGGAGCGGCTCGCAGCCCACCTGGGTCCGTTCCTGGAGGAGGCCTGGGGGCAACCGCGCCCCCTAGACCTCGATCCATAG
- a CDS encoding aminoglycoside phosphotransferase family protein — MTDEARLPGGHVTGAVRVADTVRRPMGPWSPAVHSLLRHLETVRFEGAPRLLGVDDRGREVLEFLEGMVPSGLTPDPYGSTDSVRAVGDLLRRFHEAVATFEPSENSVWRFAAGRPQRGELICHTDPAPWNVVFRNGKPDALIDWDMAGPDDPIADVAFAAVHFVPLHDEDRCRQLGWTTSPARGERLVALCEGYGLDVMRRTSLLDEAVKRMTRIHEGLRRGAETGDPVSSALWARGVGELPLRDVAFIEAHRQELQQVLT, encoded by the coding sequence ATGACCGACGAGGCGAGGCTCCCGGGGGGTCACGTTACGGGAGCTGTACGAGTCGCGGATACCGTCCGGCGTCCCATGGGCCCGTGGTCGCCGGCCGTCCACTCGCTTCTCCGCCACTTGGAGACGGTGCGCTTCGAGGGGGCTCCAAGGCTCCTGGGGGTGGACGACCGGGGCCGTGAGGTCCTGGAATTTCTAGAGGGGATGGTGCCGTCGGGACTCACGCCCGACCCCTACGGCTCGACGGACTCCGTTCGTGCTGTGGGCGACCTGCTGAGGCGGTTCCACGAGGCGGTGGCCACATTCGAGCCTTCCGAAAACTCCGTTTGGAGGTTCGCGGCGGGCAGACCCCAGCGCGGCGAACTCATCTGTCACACCGACCCGGCCCCCTGGAACGTCGTCTTCAGGAACGGCAAGCCCGATGCCCTCATCGACTGGGACATGGCTGGTCCCGATGACCCGATTGCAGACGTCGCCTTTGCCGCCGTGCACTTCGTCCCGCTGCACGATGAGGACCGGTGCCGGCAGCTCGGATGGACCACGTCCCCCGCCCGGGGTGAGCGCCTCGTCGCTCTCTGCGAGGGCTACGGGCTGGACGTCATGAGACGCACAAGCCTGCTGGACGAGGCCGTCAAGAGGATGACCCGAATACACGAAGGCTTGAGGCGTGGAGCCGAAACCGGTGATCCAGTGTCGTCGGCACTATGGGCAAGGGGAGTCGGCGAGCTCCCGCTGAGAGACGTGGCCTTCATCGAGGCGCATCGACAAGAACTACAGCAGGTACTCACTTGA
- a CDS encoding pilus assembly PilX N-terminal domain-containing protein, which produces MNTVQRLRENGEEGVSLVSALLILGVLSLVAVASVASSDRILSGNLRSRTRAGAIHAADAGIEYAKYRLRRGLLTSTDPSGPCAYEAGTGTLTCNQSLGNSQSYSVVIGPAQFGADSSVTRVLTSTGSSGPRLKRKVQVTMYKQPDPFRLPLFADASISINGGGQIDWYDSRERPYAGTPSPPHFGDVRSNGNITLSGGSRIYGSATTTATGVISRCNNCQIFGTTSNGGARLSFPPPDVSRVETANDNARICSTAGDCSGSYSWSPVTKVLSVSGGSVRLRSGTYSLCQLAMSGGQSVITLDPSSGPIRIFISGPTTAPCGTLITPQLDPLNITGGTWRYPAAQSAPEFQTYVRGDSVVPTRVTLRSGSNYLGVVYAPLSDVAIQASADLFGSFNGKSLSLGGNGSIHFDKAVAGSGAGGNPWLQTLWIEV; this is translated from the coding sequence GTGAACACTGTCCAGAGGCTTCGGGAGAATGGCGAGGAAGGCGTCTCGTTGGTCTCGGCACTCCTGATCCTCGGCGTCCTGTCGCTGGTTGCCGTCGCGTCGGTCGCGTCCTCCGACCGGATCCTGTCGGGTAACCTCCGCAGCCGCACGCGCGCAGGCGCGATTCACGCTGCGGACGCGGGCATCGAGTACGCGAAGTACAGGCTTCGCCGCGGCCTGCTGACGTCCACCGACCCCAGCGGTCCGTGTGCCTACGAAGCCGGCACCGGCACTCTCACCTGCAATCAGTCGCTGGGCAACAGCCAGTCCTACTCGGTGGTGATAGGGCCGGCTCAGTTCGGCGCCGATTCCAGTGTGACGCGGGTCCTCACGTCGACGGGATCGTCCGGCCCCCGTTTGAAGCGCAAGGTACAGGTCACGATGTACAAGCAACCGGACCCGTTCCGCCTGCCGCTTTTCGCCGATGCGTCAATCAGCATCAACGGAGGCGGACAGATCGACTGGTACGACTCACGCGAGCGCCCCTACGCCGGCACCCCGTCGCCGCCGCACTTCGGCGACGTCAGGTCCAACGGCAACATCACGCTGTCCGGTGGCTCCCGCATCTACGGCTCCGCCACGACCACGGCCACGGGAGTCATCAGCAGGTGCAACAACTGCCAGATCTTCGGGACGACGTCCAATGGCGGGGCGAGGCTGTCGTTCCCGCCTCCGGACGTCAGCCGAGTCGAGACGGCCAACGACAACGCCAGGATCTGCTCCACGGCCGGCGACTGCAGCGGCTCCTACTCGTGGTCCCCGGTCACCAAGGTGCTTTCGGTTTCCGGAGGCTCGGTCCGGCTCAGGTCGGGGACCTACAGCCTGTGCCAGCTCGCAATGAGCGGTGGACAGTCGGTGATCACGCTTGACCCCTCCTCCGGGCCGATCCGCATCTTCATCTCCGGGCCGACCACGGCCCCCTGCGGAACGCTGATCACCCCGCAGCTGGATCCGCTGAACATCACCGGGGGTACCTGGAGGTACCCCGCCGCCCAGTCGGCGCCCGAGTTTCAGACCTATGTGCGCGGCGATTCGGTCGTTCCCACCAGAGTGACACTCAGGTCCGGAAGCAACTATCTGGGAGTGGTGTACGCGCCGCTGTCGGACGTCGCCATCCAGGCCAGCGCCGACCTGTTCGGCAGCTTCAACGGAAAAAGCCTCAGCCTCGGAGGCAACGGCAGCATCCACTTCGACAAGGCCGTTGCGGGCAGCGGGGCCGGTGGCAACCCCTGGCTGCAGACCCTATGGATCGAGGTCTAG
- a CDS encoding phosphotransferase, giving the protein MRPEVRHAVERIAGPVESWRRPDGGYSPAERWVVRLASGGSAFVKAGVTGQSARRLRVERRFYESVEADFLPRLLGADDSVPLMVLEDLSEGRWPPPWEDADVEAVLSVLREIPLVRPPSHLGRLEDVPGIRGGWESVAADPDPFLSTGLCSPDWLRETLPVLLEAERRADLAGEALVHFDIRSDNLCLLPGRAVVVDWDSAAVGNPEVEVAGFLPSLRLEGGPLPDELWTGDGGLPALLAGFWACRMGLEAVPDAPRVRWIQRRAGTQALWWTSRALGLPEPDGRWAQEAIDAASEDFRSGRINADQWTASVEEALVDAYLLTADPRLQSGKGGDEDEWRWSRELILDCFQGDATVLDVGCANGYLMQSLKRWGAERGRSIECWGLEISSRLAWLARRRVGEPLASRIFVDDARKWVAPRRFDVVHTGLDYAPPGLERDLVSHLLSDVVAPGGRLVLRAERVRTGTADLVEQLSSLGWEPDGVVEAVHPKTGEVRRTAWVRAAIER; this is encoded by the coding sequence TTGAGGCCCGAGGTCCGCCATGCGGTCGAGCGGATCGCCGGGCCTGTCGAGTCGTGGCGGCGTCCGGACGGTGGCTACTCGCCCGCGGAGCGGTGGGTCGTCCGGCTGGCTTCGGGGGGTTCGGCCTTCGTCAAAGCGGGCGTGACGGGGCAGTCGGCTCGGAGACTGCGGGTCGAGCGGCGGTTCTATGAGTCCGTCGAGGCCGACTTTCTCCCGCGCCTGCTCGGCGCGGACGACTCCGTCCCCCTGATGGTCCTGGAGGACCTGTCCGAGGGCCGCTGGCCGCCGCCGTGGGAGGACGCCGACGTGGAGGCGGTGCTGAGCGTGCTGCGGGAGATCCCGCTCGTGCGTCCACCGTCGCACCTGGGACGTCTGGAGGACGTCCCAGGGATCCGAGGCGGCTGGGAGAGTGTGGCTGCCGACCCAGACCCTTTCCTGTCAACCGGCCTGTGCTCCCCGGACTGGCTGCGGGAGACGCTGCCGGTTCTGCTGGAGGCCGAGCGCCGAGCCGATCTGGCGGGAGAGGCACTGGTCCACTTCGACATCCGCTCCGACAACCTCTGCCTGCTACCCGGGCGAGCAGTCGTTGTCGACTGGGACTCTGCCGCCGTCGGCAACCCGGAGGTGGAGGTTGCCGGGTTTCTTCCCAGCCTTCGGCTCGAAGGTGGACCCCTTCCGGACGAGCTGTGGACCGGCGACGGCGGCCTGCCTGCGCTGCTGGCTGGTTTCTGGGCCTGCCGGATGGGTCTGGAGGCGGTGCCGGACGCGCCGAGGGTCCGGTGGATCCAGAGACGAGCCGGGACACAGGCGCTGTGGTGGACGTCCAGGGCGCTGGGGCTGCCGGAGCCGGACGGGAGATGGGCGCAGGAGGCAATCGACGCGGCTTCCGAGGACTTCCGGTCCGGACGCATCAACGCCGACCAATGGACCGCTTCAGTCGAGGAGGCACTCGTCGATGCCTACCTGCTGACGGCCGACCCCCGCCTGCAGTCGGGGAAGGGCGGCGACGAGGACGAGTGGCGCTGGTCGCGGGAGCTGATCCTGGACTGCTTCCAAGGAGACGCCACAGTGCTGGACGTGGGGTGCGCGAACGGGTACCTCATGCAGAGCCTGAAGCGCTGGGGGGCCGAGCGGGGACGGAGCATCGAGTGCTGGGGTCTGGAGATCTCATCCCGGCTGGCGTGGCTGGCGCGGCGCCGTGTCGGGGAGCCGCTGGCGTCGAGGATCTTCGTGGACGACGCCAGGAAGTGGGTTGCGCCCCGGCGGTTTGACGTCGTCCACACGGGGCTGGACTACGCTCCGCCGGGACTGGAGCGCGATCTTGTCTCGCATCTGCTTTCGGATGTGGTTGCGCCGGGGGGCCGGCTGGTGCTCCGGGCGGAGCGGGTGCGTACGGGTACAGCGGACCTGGTGGAACAGCTGAGTTCGCTGGGATGGGAGCCGGACGGGGTCGTGGAGGCGGTGCATCCGAAGACGGGGGAGGTCCGCCGGACGGCTTGGGTGAGAGCTGCGATTGAACGCTGA
- a CDS encoding lysophospholipase has protein sequence MSQLFERTWPIESPKAAVALVHGLAEHTGRYEHVARALNSAGYHVIARDLRGHGQSPGFPGDVGGELQPVIDDVAQLCLDAASVHPTAFVLAHSMGTLLTIPAIAALPADTLSGAVLSGTAIVPGAAVMESLMTSAGVPPETVSRDPDVVRAYAADDLVFADRIPMDLTMMAAEAIQRVTDAVPLVSIPVLLVHGSQDVIADPSGSAQVHAQLVVTDKTLTIYDGLYHEVLNEPEKDRVISDVIAWLDSHCVV, from the coding sequence ATGTCGCAGCTGTTTGAGCGGACCTGGCCCATCGAGTCGCCCAAGGCAGCCGTGGCGCTGGTTCACGGCCTGGCTGAGCACACGGGGCGTTACGAGCACGTCGCGCGGGCTCTGAACTCGGCCGGGTACCACGTGATTGCCCGCGACCTGCGCGGGCACGGGCAGTCGCCCGGCTTCCCGGGCGACGTCGGAGGTGAGCTCCAGCCCGTGATCGACGACGTGGCCCAGCTGTGCCTCGACGCAGCTTCGGTCCATCCGACGGCGTTTGTCCTCGCCCACTCGATGGGCACTCTGCTGACGATCCCAGCGATCGCTGCCCTTCCGGCAGACACGCTGTCGGGAGCCGTGCTGTCCGGGACCGCCATCGTCCCGGGAGCCGCCGTCATGGAGTCGCTCATGACCAGCGCAGGCGTCCCTCCGGAGACGGTGTCGCGCGACCCCGACGTCGTGAGGGCCTACGCGGCCGACGACCTCGTGTTCGCGGACCGGATCCCGATGGACCTGACGATGATGGCGGCCGAGGCAATCCAGCGGGTTACGGACGCGGTCCCGCTCGTGAGCATCCCGGTACTCCTGGTCCACGGCTCCCAGGACGTGATCGCCGACCCGTCCGGATCGGCCCAGGTGCACGCCCAGCTGGTAGTCACGGACAAGACCCTGACCATCTACGACGGCCTGTACCACGAGGTGCTCAACGAGCCGGAAAAGGACCGCGTGATCTCCGACGTGATTGCCTGGCTCGACTCCCACTGCGTCGTCTGA